One part of the Lotus japonicus ecotype B-129 chromosome 2, LjGifu_v1.2 genome encodes these proteins:
- the LOC130736984 gene encoding protein FAR1-RELATED SEQUENCE 4-like — MTESFFFGESQLIHAAGLENDNPEEQPSLAEPPIISIDVSHLYHTDQRFPLKDDLMKWVRDISMANNFVLVTTKSDSGAKGRKEYVILGCEKHGAYIPYREPDLVEGTSTQKTGCPFRLKGRRTKDDKGWWLKVMDGRHIHLAAESLVGHNYAGRLNSEAKEDVINQAKTWVPPRKMLASLKEKDPSNLTTIQQIYGVCKRFRQSVRGSLTEIQYLLKKLDGEKYVHFERNEPGSEVIRDIFWAHPNAVKLVNTFPYVVIMDCTYKTSKYKLPLLEIVGLTSTDKTYSIAFCYIGSETTEDYIWALECMKSLISDQSRLPRVIVTDRDLALLSAASQSLPTTTHLLCLWHINKCVLAKCKEYVGTDDFAQEVMDKWAELVDAPTVPEFEAHWIELFNMCKHKHKLKFATYCSTTWLVHKQKFAKA, encoded by the exons atgacagagtcctttttctttggtgaatcacaattgatacatgctgctggattggaaaatgataatccagaggagcaaccatcactagctgaacctccgattatatctatagatgtctctcatttgtatcatactgatcag cgtttccctttgaaagatgatcttatgaaatgggttcgcgacatttctatggcaaataattttgttttggtgacaacaaagtctgatagtggtgcgaagggaagaaaagaatatgtcattctggggtgtgagaagcatggtgcgtatattccctacagagaaccggatcttgttgaaggaacgtcaacacaaaagacaggttgtccttttaggctaaaaggacgacgtacgaaagatgataaaggttggtggttgaaggtgatggacggtagacacatccatctcgcagctgagtcactagttggccacaattacgctggtagactgaatagtgaggcgaaggaggacgtgataaatcaggctaagacttgggttccacctagaaagatgttggcgtccttgaaggaaaaagatccttcaaacttgactaccatccaacaaatttatggtgtttgcaagcggttcagacaatccgttcgtgggtcactgacagagatacaatacttgctgaagaagttggacggtgagaagtatgttcacttcgaacgaaatgaacccggatcggaagtgattagagatatattttgggctcatccgaatgccgtcaaacttgtcaacacattcccatatgtagtgatcatggattgcacatacaagaccagcaaatacaaactacccttgctcgagattgttggcctgacctccacggataaaacatactcaatagcattctgttacattggcagtgagaccacagaggactacatttgggcattggagtgtatgaagtctctgatTTCCGACCAATCCAGGTTGCCTAGAGTGATTGTGACGGACAGAGATCTTgctttattgagtgctgcttcacaaagccttcccaccaccacccatttactatgcttgtggcacatcaacaagtgtgttttggcaaagtgcaaagagtatgttggcacggatgattttgctcaagaggttatggacaagtgggccgaattggtagatgctccaacagttccagaatttgaagctcattggattgaattgtttaacatgtgcaagcataaacacaagttgaaatttgccacttattgttctactacatggttggtccacaagcagaaatttgccaaggcatga
- the LOC130736985 gene encoding uncharacterized protein LOC130736985, with product MHFGTTTSNRAEGAHASLKLMLRNSKGDLATSWDASHSLTTNRHTEIVASFERSMNKIDHLFKTPFYTNIRGFVSIKCLKLIDAELTRMRACGGRCDCLLRETHGLPCGCQLADYERIPYEAIHPFWKSLSWEHVPVADTGSSDICGLNHGEMHPEVEALTRYFHSLDTGGQSMVRRKLQAIYCPERSTLCTPELRIKSNRTPRLKESKQPKGRAIGSLTRDPSAFELTDKNIKEEKKSIAALMGHSAGQDGWPWVRATLIQELETNVVMYNRMWGTDVVYGLHNRLTLPIGDPATPDKWFQLPEMGYLVATKYQLVLVSLSSMGCNTYFPLIGAGPRYEHSVIAIGHVINHWVQLQLTPGHPMPTIAPQWELVVSLHVNVIKLNF from the exons atgcattttggaacaacaacaagtaacag ggctgaaggtgcacatgccagcttgaagttgatgttgcggaacagtaagggtgacctggccacatcatgggatgcgtcgcatagtttgaccaccaatcgccacactgagatagtagcatcgtttgagcgcagtatgaataaaattgatcaccttttcaagacccctttctacacaaatattagGGGATTTGTGTCAATCAAATGCCTGAAACTCATTGATGCTGAACTGACAAGAATGCGAGCCTGCGGCGGCAGATGCGATTGcttattgagagagactcatggactaccttgcggttgtcaacttgcag attatgagaggattccgtacgaggccattcatccattctggaagagcctaagttgggagcatgtacctgttgcagatactggcagctcagatatttgcggactaaaccatggagagatgcacccagaagttgaggcactgacacgttatttccattctttggatactggagggcagagtatggtaaggaggaagcttcaagcgatATATTGTCCTGAAAGGAGTACACTATGTACTCCTGAGCTTCGGATAAAGTCCAACCGCACTCCTAGGTTGAAAGAGAGCAAACAACCCAAGGGtcgagcaataggatccttgactcgtgatccttcagcgtttgaacttacAGACAAGAAtattaaagaggaaaagaa atccATTGCTGCATTAATGGGGCATTCCGCCGGTCAGGACGGTTGGCCTTGGGTTAGGGCTACATTGATACAAGAACTTGAGACCAATGTGGTAATGTATAATAGGATGTGGGGCACAGATGTTGTTTATGGCTTACATAATCGTCTCACTCTTCCTATTGGTGACCCGGCCACCCCTGACAAATGGTttcaactgccagagatgggataccttgttgcCACAAAGTACCAATTGGTTCTCGTATCCTTATCCTCTATGGGTTGTAACACATACTTTCCACTGATAGGAGCCGGCCCACGATATGAGCATTCTGTTATAGCTATTGGACATGTGATAAATCACTGGGTACAG CTCCAATTAACTcctggacatcctatgccgaCTATTGCTCCCCAGTGGGAATTAGTTGTTAGTTTGCATGTGAAtgtgattaaattaaatttctag
- the LOC130739305 gene encoding uncharacterized protein LOC130739305: MEGRERKSSLISQTAPINNSHSHFSTPAHQHEPQKMMALKKAYADVILNTAKEAAARVMASERRALQYQTELAAVKEEALHMLLRLKRMIDAKTAESETTSLNQQSKIEELEAQLNEAEDVITDLRAELEHVHRELEKTKNIQINSLDGQSVKQVASFQDSVQPDALALFPKKELECVTSCDVKNKSLTVNSLDEKCCNSKKQTEQLCWSNLDDSDFASFLMRSKEAELCRNGVTQRILALEGNLLDEKLLPRDVHNQDYGKKDGLAKYIEGKFAKFNAPSAKTEKMEIKKHIKLHKRPKRKILSYCRYYLLSSCKIHTNENFKSSKGVCSLSTIKSCAISKWKRKKRRHGHVGMVSSVLKSSKPSFVLSGVTESIEAVKKFEIVKDHELLSLEGCAVQNSAGPSSNMIVEVVDTPSTNTDLEDAKAFEENYGSPGQADDNRLLKYTFQRKRKKESLVNLYKKFDSEKSATKMKVEDKQNDALGPKKCA, from the exons ATggagggaagagagagaaaatcgtCTCTCATCTCACAAACCGCACCCATCAACAACTCCCATTCCCACTTCTCCACTCCAGCACATCAACACGAACCTCAG AAAATGATGGCTCTGAAGAAAGCTTATGCTGATGTGATTCTGAATACTGCGAAGGAGGCTGCGGCTCGGGTGATGGCGTCTGAACGGAGAGCTCTTCAGTACCAGACTGAGCTTGCTGCGGTGAAAGAAGAGGCTCTTCACATGTTACTCCGCTTGAAGCGCATGATTGATGCTAAG ACAGCTGAATCAGAGACGACATCATTGAACCAGCAAAGTAAAATTGAAGAGCTTGAAGCACAATTGAATGAGGCTGAGGATGTCATAACAGATCTTAGGGCAGAATTGGAACATGTACATCGTGAATTAGAAAAGACCAAGAATATCCAGATCAATTCCTTGGATGGACAAAGTGTAAAGCAAGTTGCATCTTTTCAGGACAGTGTACAACCTGATGCTTTGGCATTGTTTCCTAAGAAAGAACTTGAATGTGTCACAAGCTGTGATGTGAAGAACAAATCATTGACTGTGAATTCTCTAGATGAGAAGTGCTGTAATTCGAAAAAACAAACTGAGCAATTGTGCTGGTCTAATTTGGATGACTCTGACTTTGCTTCATTCCTCATGAGAAGCAAGGAAGCTGAACTTTGCAGAAATGGAGTTACTCAGAGAATCCTTGCACTAGAAGGAAACTTGCTGGATGAAAAGCTGCTCCCTCGAGATGTGCACAATCAAGATTACGGTAAAAAGGATGGGCTTGCCAAATATATTGAAGGGAAATTTGCTAAATTTAATGCACCGTCTGCCAAGACTGAGAAAATGGAAATTAAGAAGCACATTAAGCTTCATAAAAGACCAAAACGGAAGATTCTTTCGTATTGCAGGTATTACTtgctttcctcttgtaaaatACACACAAATGAGAACTTTAAATCTAGCAAAGGTGTGTGTTCTCTATCGACTATCAAGTCTTGTGCCATCAGTaaatggaaaagaaagaaaagaagacacGGACATGTAGGAATGGTATCTTCTGTTTTAAAGAGTAGTAAACCATCATTTGTTCTCAGTGGTGTTACTGAAAGCATCGAGGCTGTTAAGAAATTTGAAATTGTGAAGGATCATGAGTTACTAAGTTTAGAAGGTTGTGCTGTGCAGAATTCAGCTGGCCCCAGTTCTAATATGAtagttgaggttgttgatactCCGTCTACAAATACTGACTTGGAAGATGCTAAAGCATTTGAAGAAAATTATGGTTCTCCTGGTCAAGCAGATGACAATAGGCTTTTGAAGTATACCTTTCAAAGGAAGCGAAAAAAGGAATCCTTGGTAAACCTGTACAAAAAGTTTGATTCTGAGAAGAGCGCAACAAAGATGAAGGTGGAGGACAAGCAAAATGATGCATTAGGTCCCAAGAAATGTGCATGA